TATACCGAAGAGCGACTTCCTGATAAACACACTTAAATATTTTACGAACGAAAAAGTCGGTCTGGTTCAAACACGCTGGGAACATTTAAACGAAGATTATTCCATTCTGACAAGAATCCAGGCACTTGCTCTTGACGGTCATTTTGTAATTGAGCAGACAGTTCGTAACAAAGCCGGTTTCTTCATTACGTTTAACGGAACGGGCGGCGTATGGAGAAAAGAATGTATTGAAGATGCTGGGAACTGGAAGGCCGATACTTTAACAGAGGACCTCGACCTCAGCTACCGCGCACAATTAAAAGGCTGGAAGTTTGTTTACCTGAGAGATTTTACTACACCGGCGGAGCTTCCGCTCGAGATGAATGCTCTAAAAGCTCAACAGTTCAGGTGGACAAAGGGTTATATAGAAACGGCAAAGAAAATTATTCCGCTTGTATGGAGATCGGATATCCCTCTCAAACTGAAACTTCATTCTACTTTTCATCTTACAAATAACATTGTATTCCCTTTCATACTTCTCGTTGCAATACTTAATGTTCCCCTTATTTTCATAAAGAACGCCGGACCATACTGGAGTTTCTTCAACTTCATGGCAATTTTCATTATTGCTTTTATCGGTTCATTTCTGTTTTATACATACTCGCAGAAAGATGTATATCCGGACTGGCGTAAAAAGATAGCTCTCTTTCCCCTCTTCATGGCAGGGACAATGGGCCTTGCGATAAATAATACCAGAGCTGTGATTGAAGGGCTTCTGAGCCGAAAGAGTGAATTTGTAAGGACTCCGAAATATAAAGTGGTGGATAAGAAGGATGACGCGGCAAAAAATAAATATCTGAAAGGGACCAAGGTGCAGGTATCTACATATGTTGAACTTCTGATGGCATTATACTGCCTGATTGGAGTATCTGCATCAATTTATTTTCTTGAGTTTGCATCTCTTCCGTTTCAGTTGATGTTCTTCTTCGGATTTGCAAGCGTTTCAGTTTTATCATTAAGACAGGCTTTCTTAAAAAAACAAGCAGGTTAAGTGGATACTTCTGAAAAAGATCTTTCTGCCGGAAAAATTAAATTAATTTACGAGTTCAATAACAGCTCTCCTCTATTTGCAAGAGTTGCGGCAGAGATTTCTGAGCAGGGAAACATTCTCGAAGCAATTTCAATTCTTGAAAAAGGAATAAGCAGTTACCCCGACTATGCCTCAGCATATTTTATCCTGGCCCTTTCAAAGGCGTATTCCGGGAATCAGAAGGAAGCAATTGCCGCGGCCCGTAAGGGTGCCGGTATTATCGGCTCGAATGAAGTGCTCGATCACTATCTTACAAAAATTGAGAAAATAATTCAGGAGAGGAATTCGATTACCCGCACGAAACCGGCCGATTTTGATGAGCCTGTTACAAATACTGAATCAGACGAACCGAAATTTGAAGACCAGCTTGAAATACTTGCAAAGAAGCTGACCGGCGCAAAAATAAATTATAATCCGGAAGACGATTCATCTCCCAAAATTAATCTGGAAGAGTACCAGGGAGAGAAAATTGCGTCGGATACGCTTGCAGAGATTTATCTTTCCCAGAAAAAATATCATGAAGCCCTCTCTGTCTATAAAGAACTTGTTAGGAAGAATCCCGAAAGAACGGACGACTACATTCTGAAGATCGCAGAGATTCAGAACAAGATTGATGAAGATTCCGGAATTATTCTTCTCTGACATCGATGAATTGGCAAGCCAACAAAAAACTGCCTCTCAAATTTTATCAACGGGAACTTCACAAAGTTGCGAAAGAACTTCTTGGAAAATTCTTAGTGAGAAAGACAGGTAAAAATATTTTAGCCGGTAGAATTGTTGAATTAGAGGCTTACGATGGATCAACAGACCGGGCATCACATTCATATAACGGTATTACGAAAAGAAATCAGGTAATGTTCGAGGGTGGGGGCAAACTTTATGTTTACTTCACATACGGAATGCACTTCTGCGCTAATGTTGTTACGGGCGGATTAAATGAAGGCAAAGCAATTCTTATCCGCGCTGTTGAACCGGTTGAAGGGATTGAGATCATGAAGTTTAACCGGTACGGGAAAAAAGAAATTACGAGCGAGGAAATTCAGAACCTCTGCAACGGTCCTGGAAAAGTCTGCAGGGCTTTCGGCATTAACCGCGAGCATAACGGAATGGACCTGACGGGAGAAGAAATATTTATTACCGGTTCGGGCAGATTAAAAGAGGAATTGATCAAAACATCCGAAAGAATCGGTATTAAAAAATCTGTAGATTTGCCGTGGCGATATTACATTAGCGATAATCAGTTTGTTTCAAAAACTTCAGCCGGAAAAAGGAGGATATGAAATCACCCGAGAAGATTCTGATTGTCCGCACCGACCGTATCGGCGATGTAGTGCTTACGCTTCCTCTGGCCGGGATATTGAAAAAGTATTTTCCCGGTTCAAAAATATCCTTCCTCGTAAGAAGTTATACAAAACCGCTTGTTGAAAACAATCCCTGTATTGATGAAGTAATTACACTGAATCAGAATGATGGAAAAGCTGAAATTCTCAGTAACGTAAAAAAGCTGAGGAGCCGCTTCGACCTGGCAGTAATAGCATACCCGACTTTTAGAATTGCGCTGATACTTTTTCTTGCAGGAATAAAAACCCGGATCGGGTCGGGCTACAGATGGTATTCCTTCCTCTTCAATAGGAAAGTTTACGAGCACAGAAAGAAGTCGGATCGTCACGAGCTTGAATATAATATTAGAATGCTAAGAACAATCGGTATAGATGAGGGAGTTGATCCCGGAAGTGTACAATTTAATTTACAAACGGAATTAAAAAGTAGACAGATTGTTGACAGTCTACTCCATTCACGCAAGATCGATCCCTCAAAAAAAATCGTTATTATTCATCCGGGAAGCGGAGGAAGCTCTGTAGACCTCCCGTTTGAGAGGATGAAAAAGCTTATTTCCTTAATGGCACGCGAATTGGATGTTGAGATACTGATCACAGGAAGCAGCGGAGAGAAGGAACTTTGCGAATCGCTTGTTGTAAATCGGAAAACGAAAAACTTTGCCGGGCTGTTTCAACTCCCGGAAATGATTGTACTTATTGAAAGAGCGGATATTATGATTGCAAATTCTACAGGACCTATTCACATAGCTGCGGCGCTGGGAAAAAAGGTAATAGGATTTTATCCTAAAATTGATTCCTGCTCAGATACCCGGTGGGGTCCTTATACACTCAAGAAAAAAATATTTACGCCGGCAATTGACTGCCGGAATTGTACGCGTGAACATTGTGAGAAATTAAACTGCATGAGTTCTATCAATATTGAAGAAGTATTCGATTCGGTTAAATTATTTCTGACTAAGAATTGAACAGGGATTAAAAAATGAAGATGAGAAATATATTTTATAGTCTGACGGTTCTGCTGATCGTAACAGCTTCAGTTAAAGATTCAATTGCGCAGAAGTCCGAATTCAGGGTAATAGAAAATAAAGCTTTCAAAGTAGGCGAAGTCCTTACATTCGACGTTAAATACGGATTTGTTACGGCAGGAGTAGCGGAGTTCTCGATTCCCAAAATAACAAAGCTTGCAGGCCGGGAGACTTACAACGTTGTATTCAAAGTAAATTCGGTACCGGCGTTCGATCCGTTTTATAAAGTGCGGGACCGCTACGAAACATATTTAGATGTAGAGGGAATTTTCCCCTGGCGGTTTGAACAGCATATAAGGGAAGGCGGATATTCAAGAGATTTTTCTGCATTCTTCGATCAGCGCAAAGGGAAAGCAAAAACTTCCGAAGGACAGTATGACATTCCCCGCTACGTGAATGATATCGTATCGGCATTTTATCTTGCACGTACATTCGACTATTCCGAAATGAAGTCAGGTGAAAAAATCCACCTGCAGAATTTCTACAAGGATAAAGTCTATCCGCTTGAAGTTGTTTATCACGGCAAGGAAAGAATCACGGTAGAGGCAGGAACATTCGACTGTATAATTCTCGAGCCGCTCGCCAAGGAAGGCGGACTGTTCAAAAGCGAGGGAACGATGCTTTTATGGGTAACTGACGACAATATTAAAATGCCTGTGAAAGTTAAGACGAAAGTGATAATCGGGTCTATAGACGCGGAGCTTACTGCTTATAAAGGTCTCGCAGGTGATTTGAAAGCAAAAAAATTGAAATAAAAACCTGTTGTATAAGTTCACATTCTTCAATTCAGTATACAACAGGTTATCCAACCAAGTTTTAGTGCAGAATTCCTTGAAAAGTTATTTTATTGATTCAGAGAATTCAATTAACTCTCTAGCCATTAAGTATATTGTAAATAAAAATCCTACTATATTAGTCAATAACTCTCGCTGTTTTGACTCACCTTTTTTCTGAGCTTTCACTATTTGTAATATGTTCAAAATAATTCTAATTATTAAAACAGAAAAAAACAATAGACTAATTAGGTTGAGAATTATTTCCATATTCATAACATTATCTTTTTAAACCCAATCCATACAATCAACAAATTCAAACAACATCCATGCTGCCGCTAATCCTCCGACCGCACTTCTAGCTAATCAGCCAACTAATTTTATTACTACACTAACACTCAGAGTTTTTTCTTCCAATGCTACAATACTCATGCAAGGAATAAATATTCAAAAAAGGAGTACGTGGAAAATAATAATGCAATAACAATAAGATATTTATAAAAATTTAGTTTTGTAATCTTATTCAATTTCATTAATAATTTACTTTCATATACGCCACCACCCAAGACAATTACTATTACACCCATTCCAAAGGCTCGAACGAAATATTGAATCCATTCAATCTTAAAAAAGCCATCAGCATAGTACTTAACAATTATTAGCAAACTTGAACAGGCGAAATATAACAATGTCCCGACTATAGGATAGAAATCCCAATTACTTACAATTTTCGACATTTCGCCTTTCGAGATTAAAATCATTTGCACTGTTCTTACAACTAGCACAAGGAAAGTAGCTACAATAATAAACACATATATACTTATAACTATTTTCATACAACCTCCCAAATATTAGTCATACATACAATAAATAAAATCAGCAATTGCTACTGCGGCACCAATAAATGTTAAATGCTTTGCTAAAACTTTACCTGCTAATTTTATAACACCCACAACACTAAGTGTAGCCGCTCCACCAGCATAGAGAATATCAACAAATGCTGCAACCCCGGAGGCTTCCGCCATACATTCAACCCATTTTGGTCTTAATAAAACATATGAGACTTTATTTAAATCACTAGTTAATAATTTATAAAATTCAGAATTTTCTACAATACTAGAAATTAGTTCACCATCTATTTCATATCTTATTCCATTATTCAAATCAGATTCAACATAAGCAATCAGAAGTCCTGTCAAAGCAATATTGGGATCTCCTTGTTCGAAATACTGATTGAGATCTACCCCATAAGCAGAAATTACATAAGAGGACGCAGAAGGTGTAATAGCAGTTGCTAATTCAAGTGCTTCTTGATCCGCTGGCGCCATTTCTTGTGTTTTTTGCAACATATTTTTTCCTTTCTCAGCCCATTTTTCTCTTACTCTCTTCTTCGCATCTTTAATTTCCTTGAAGAATTTATCTAGCAGCATCTTCCTATTCGTTATTAAATCAGAATATTCGGAAGGTACCTTTTTACCTATAATACTATTCTCGTTACTACTATCCGGCTCAGATAAATTGCCATTATTGCAGCCAGAATAAAATGTTATAACGGCGATAAACAGCAGTAGAAAAAAATAAAAACTAGCATGCTTTTTCATTTTTGCCCCCTTAATTTCATTTGTTAATTAATCCGAGTAATTATTTTTACTTAGCTAAATAATTACTCAATCATATTTCAATACTTCCTTATTGAACATTGTTTGTTTTTGCAAGTTTCTTTTTCATTGATAGAGAAAAGAGAATACTTACTAGCACTATCCAGATCCAGTTTACTTCACCAAACATATAATAGGAAACTACAAATAGTGACGCCGAGAATCCGATGAAAATCTTAATAAATACCGCCACCCTATTCTTTTCAATTTTCGTATTTCTATCCAGTGCAAATAAATCTGAAATAAAGGTAATTAATTTCAAGAATCCCTGATCTTTGGAACAGAGTTTTCTTTTCTCGGCAATAACAGCAAGAATTCCAAGTATAAATGCGGCGCCTATAACCGGAATTACAGCTTTCGAATTGGAAACAATTGCGACAGCTGCAACAATCAAAATGAAATAGTGAATAAACGATTGCAGGAATTTGACCAGCAAACGGGGGAAAATTTCTTTGTCCATTTTAATCCCGCTAGATCTTTATAAGCAAGATTAGCCGGGGGCTTCGAGGGGGATTTTTACGGATCGGCTTTCTAAATGCTGCGAGAAATTGCCAAATAAATCTTACAAAGTCAAATTAAATTTTTTAAAGTTTGTATTAATAATCCGGAATCTCGGTACACCCATTCCATTGGAAACCGGAGTTGGTATTATTCATATAAAAAGTTTTTTTGGATAGCCGGAGCATCTATCTTTCGTTTTTAATAATTTGAATATGTGATGGAAAACAATTTGAACAACCAGGAAGATCATAAAGAACCGGGGGAAATAAAGCCTTATCTCTCAATGTCGCCTGTAACGGCTGCGTTCCTCGCACTTGCGGCGGTATTTATTTTATACCAGTTCGGCGGCGCGCTTTTAACATTTGCAATATTCGGACTCGAATTCGAGAAAGCGGATGTTAATTCTGTCCGGCTTCTTACAATGGGCGGCCAGATTTTATTCATTCTCCTGCCGGCTCTTCTATTCGCCCGGTTCGTCTATTCGGATGTAACTTCCGCATTACGGGTGAACCTCCCTTCAATTAAAGGGACACTGCTTTTTGTAGGAGGATTGATACTTCTTACACCTCTGCTTCAGAGCTTTTTATACATTCAGAATTTTATAATTGATAAGCTTGCCGCGAACAGCTCGTTTATAAATACCATTAAAAATTTTATTGATCAGATTGATGAAATGGTTCAGTCAACTTACGGAAATCTTCTCCATGCCGGTTCAATATTCGAAGCATCATTTATAGTTTTTGTTGTAGCAGTTATTCCGGCGTTATGTGAAGAGACATTCTTCCGGGGATTCGTTCAGAAAAGTTTTGAGCATAAATTCAAACCGGTCTGGAGTATTCTTCTTACGTCCGTTTTCTTCGGAATCTATCATTTTAATCCTTACGGACTAATCGCGCTGATAGCACTCGGAGTCTACTTCGGATTTGCCGCTTACATAAGCAACTCAATTTTCATCCCTATGATTCTTCATTTCCTAAATAATTTTTTCGCTGTATCAGCTTTCCTTTTACTTGGCGACGAGGACCTTATCAGTTCCAAAGTAACTCCCGATCACGATATTCTCTTCCACGTTATCAGTTTTCTAATTCTCTCACTCATCTTTTCACTTTTCATTTATTACACAAAAAGGAATTACCACAAATTCCGGAAAAAAGAGGAGGAATTATGATCTGTCCAAAATGCGAGTACGAATACGTAGACGGTATTAAAGTATGTGCCGACTGCGGAACAAAGCTAATACCCGTTGAGGAATTCGAAGGGAATCTGCTTCATCCTTCCGATTGGCTCGTTATTACAACCGCTGCCGAACAATACGAAGCTGAAATGTTAAAAGCGAATCTAGAGAGCGCCGGAATAGAAACTTTAATCTATTCCAAGCAGGACCGGAATTTCCCCGCGTCGGGAAGCTGGACGGTTATTAAATTACTTGTCAAGAAAAGTGATTCCGAAGATGCGCTTGTAATAATCAACGATATCAGAAGCGGAGGGCATGACGAGCCGCACGGAGATAAAACGGATGAAGTTCAATAACCTTATTACCAGAATTGTTGTTGCGCTGTTCGGAATTCCTTTACTTGTTTTTATAAGTGTCGTTGGGAAAATACCTTTTCTAATTTTCGCTCTTGTAATCGGACTGGTTTCTTTTTTTGAATTTTCGAAAATGGTTTCAAAGAGAAGATTCCTCCCGGATCAATTTACCGGTTTTATTTCAATCGCACTGATAATCATAAACTCTTTCTACAAGTTTGTCGATTTCGAATTACTGGTGCTGATAATAATTCCTGTTGTTCTTCTATCGGAATTATTCAGGCATAAGGGATCGTCAATAGCAAACATTAGTACAACACTGCTCGGAATATTCTATATAGGCCTCTTCTCTTCCGCGCTAGTATTAATAAGGGAGTATTACAGCGACTCGAATTTTCTTTACGACCAGGGCGGTTATCTTATCATTGCTGTTTTTTTTACAATCTGGGTCTGCGATTCCGCCGCCTATTTTATCGGAAGCGCAACTGGAAAACACAAGGTGCTTCCAAGGGTGAGTCCGAATAAAAGCTGGGAGGGCGCTGCCGCGGGATTTATTTTTTCCATCATTACAATGGTTGTTGCGCAATCGGTCATGCTCAGCTTTTTAACTATAACCGATGCAATAGTTATCGGATTGATTGTGGGATCATTAGGTCAGGCAGGAGATTTTGTTGAAAGCCAGATCAAACGGGATGCGAATGTTAAGGATTCATCCTCGCTGATACCCGGACATGGCGGAATACTGGACCGGTTCGATTCCCTCTTATTCTCAGCACCTGTTATTTATCTTTATTTAAAATTTTTTGTTGAACGATGAATGATGTAAGAATTAATCCAATTAATTTTTACAGATCAATTTTTCTTTTCGGTATACCCGCAATTCTTTTTTATACGGTTCTCAACCATATTATTCCAATTGCGTCAAATAAATTCGGAATCGACTTTGTAATCGCCTGGTTTCTAATCGGCGGATTTGGAGTTTTTATCCCTCTCTTTTTTCTGGCTCTTTATCTTGTTCGTAAGGAACAGGGAATATTGAATCGTAAAATTATTATAGAGCGATTGAGATTAGCAAAACCTGGTAGAAAGGAGATATTTGATTCCCTGATTGCTACAGTGTGGTGTTATCTTTTATCTGCGTTATTAGTGTTAGTGTATAATTTTCTTTCAAGTAATTCAGACTTGAGCGGAAGTCTCAATTCATCTAAAGATCTGTTTAATTTGAATGAGAGAAGTACCGGGGCTCCTTTAATTCTATTAACTTGGTTGCCGTTCTTTTTTTTCAACATTTTCGGAGAGGAATTTTTATGGCGAGGATTTATCCTTCCCGGACAAATTGTTGTGTTCGGCCGCAATGCATGGATTGTAAACGCCATATTCTGGCTGGTATTTCATATCGCTTTCAATTTCGAATTGATCATTACTCTGTTACCTATCTTGTTTATTCTTCCCTATTATGTTCAGAAATCAAATAACACCTGGACAGGTATTATCATTCACGCACTTTACAACGGACCGATTTTCATTCTAATTGCATTGGGAATTATTTCATAAACTTTAATAGAGGTTAAAATGAAATTAGCTTTAAAACTTATCCTCATTATTTTATTCATTACTTCCGGCGCCTTCTACGCTCAATCCCTTGATGATATTAAGAAACAGATCTCAAGAAATGATGAAAGTCTCCAGCACCGACTGGACCGGCTCGAAAAACTTGTTGATGATGTACTCTGGTTTCAAAGGGTTGGCGACGTTGCTTTCATCGACAAGATATTTATGACAGGTCCTCCGGCGGAGAAAGAAAAAAATCCTACCGGTCAGGGTGCAGGTAATCCGGTAAAATTCTGGTCTTATGTTTTCATTCCAAAAGGTATCGACTACAATAAGAAGTATCCGTTAATCGTACTACCGCACGGCGGGGTACATGCCGACTTTACGACTTATTACACTCATATAATCCGTGAGCTGATGTACCAGCAATATATAGTAGTAGCAGCAGAATACCGGGGCTCTACCGGATACGGTGAAGGATTCTATAAAAGAATTGATTACGGAGGACTTGAGAACGAAGACGTGAATGCAAGCCGTCAGTATATTCTTGATAATTACGACTTCGTGGATGCTGACCGTGTCGGCATAATGGGCTGGAGTCACGGCGGACAAATAACCCTCTTCAATATTTTTGATCATCCGAATAAATACAAAGTCGCATTCGCCGGAGTACCTGTCAGCGACCTGATTGCGCGAATGGGATACAAAGACGACAGCTACCGCGCGCTCTTTTCAGCCGATTATCATATCGGTAAAACAGCCGACGAGAATGTTCAGGAATACAGGAAAAGGTCGCCAGCCTGGAATGCTCATAAACTTCGAACTCCCCTTTTAATTCATACAAATACAAATGACGAGGATGTAAACGTTCTGGAGGTTGAACACCTGATCAAATCACTTAAAGCAGAAGGTAAAAAATTCGAATACGAAATTTTCAAGGAAATTCCGGGCGGTCACTCATTCGACAGAATGGATCATAAAACCGGAAGGGAGATAAGAATTAAAATCTATAAGTTTCTCGAAAAATACCTGAATCCCCCGAGGAAAATCACATCCCTTAAAGAAATTGAAAAAGCAGCATACCGTTAATGATTATTGTACCGGGGTATTTAAATATCCCGGTACTTATACACCCTTCTATTCAAAACTATTTCTGTATTTTTGCTGTTATAATTGGAACTCATTTTTGAAAGGACTTAATGCCCGGGAAAAATAAAATCTCTGTCATTACGCTTGGTTGTTCGAAGAATACGGTTGATTCCGAAAGACTTATGAGTCAGCTCAAGCTCAATAAATTCTATCTTACCGACAATACCGACGAAGCCGATTCGATAATAATCAACACCTGCGGATTTATCGACGCTGCCAAGGAGGAATCGGTTAATACTATTCTTTCTGCAATTGAATTGAAAAAGCAGGGTAAGATTAAAAAAGTGGTTGTGGCGGGATGCCTATCGGAAAGATATATGGAGGACCTTAAAAAGGAGATTCCCGAAGTCGATTCTTTTTTCGGTACAGAAGCATACGAAGGAATTGTTAAGGATTTCGGCGGGGACCTTAAATACGAACTACTGGGCGAAAGGCTGATTACCACACCATCTCATTACGCTTATCTTAAAATTTCTGAGGGCTGCGATAATCCCTGCTCGTTCTGCGCAATACCGCTGATGCGCGGATTACATAAATCCAAACCGATGGATGAACTTATTAAAGAAGCTACATTGCTTGCTCAAAAAGGAATTAAAGAAATTAATATAATCGGGCAGGACACTACAGATTACGGCAAAGAGAATAACAGAAGAAACATAGCGGAGCTGCTGAATAAAATTTCGGTTATAGATGGAATTGAATGGATACGGCTTCTCTACGCCTATCCATCCCATTTCCCGGAGGATCTGATTAAAGAGATAGCAGATAATCCCCGGATCTGCAAGTATATCGATATTCCGCTTCAGCACATTTCCGATAACGTATTGAAATCGATGCGCCGTGGTATTACCCGTAGAAGGACAACCGAACTTCTGTATACTTTAAAAGAGAGAATTCCCGGAATTACATTAAGGACCACTTTTATAGTAGGTTACCCGAATGAAACTGAAAAAGAGTTTGAGGAACTTTGTGAATTTGTGAAAGAAATAAAGTTCGACCGTTTAGGAGTATTCAATTATTCAATTGAAGAGAATACTCCGAGTTATATTCTGGGGGATCCAGTTCCACCTGAAGTTAAGGAGGAAAGAAAATCGATACTGATGGAAATTCAGAAAGAGATTTCTCAGAAGAAGAACGAGGAACTGGTCGGCAGATCAATGAAAGTTATAGTTGACGGAAAGGAGGGGAATTGTTATATCGCCCGGTCCGAAAGGGACGCTCCGGAAGTAGACGGCGAAGTCCTTATTGATTCCAGAAAAGAGAATCTAAATGCAGGCCGCTTTTATAACGTTGAAATTTATGATTGCAATGAGTATGATTTATATGGAAAATTAAATCATTCTGCCGGGAACCAATAATTTAATCAGGGCATAAAAACATTTTTCATTATTAATCCACCCGGTTAAGATGAATAAAGGAGTTAGAGTTATGAAACGATTATTTCTGCTGCTGTTAATTATTTCAATTACAATAAATGCTCAGGTGGAATACTCAACCGAAGCAAATCTGACTATCAACGCACCGGTATTTTTTGTTGATTTCGCTAATTACCGGAGCGAAGAAGAATCAAAATCCCGGCTCGATGTATTTATTCAAATTCCATATTCCTCCATTCAGTTCGTAAAAAAAGATAACTTATTTTCAGGCGGTTATACCGTAACACTGACATTCTACGATATCAATAAGAACAATATATTGTTCGAAAGGAACTGGAAAGAAAAAGTTTCAACCGCGGATTTCACTCAGACTGTTTCAAGGAACAATAATAATATTTCATACCGTATGTTCAACCTTAATCCGGGTAATTACACAATAAGGTGTATTCTGGAGGATTCAGATTCCAGAAGAGCAGCTACGCGGGAATTCAAAATAACATTAAAGAATTTCAAAGATTCACTGAGTGTTTCGGATCCTCTTCTTATTTCCGAAATTGTAAAAGATCCTGAAGGAGATAAAATTGTTCCGAATATTGCCAGAGCGGTTTCTAATAAAACAGTTAAACTTCCTTTTTACTTTGAACTCTATTCTAATAAAGACCAGCAGGTAGTACTGGAATACCAGATTGATAACCTGAAGAGCAATGTAACTACCAAGTACATGAGTCCGCAGATGGTCAAAGCCGGCGTTAATTCAATTTACCATACAATTGAAAATGTCGACTTTAAACTCGGTGATTATGTTTTAAACATAATTCTGAAAAATGAATCATGGAAGGAAGTTGCATCATCACAAAAGCAGTTCTATTCCAAAATCTACGGTTTCCCCAGTACTATTGTTGATCTCGACAAAGCAGTAGCCCAGCTGATGTATATCGCATCGCCTGATGAAATAGGTTATATAAAAGATTCCGAGAATTACAACGAGAAGCTGGAGAGGTTCTTAAGATTCTGGGATAAGAAAAAACCGAACAGTACGCTTGAGGAAAATCCGATTCTTTATGAATACTACCGCCGTGTTGAGTATGCGAATAAAAACTTTAAAGGATTCGGCGAAGGCTGGAGATCGGATATGGGACTTATCTACATAACTTTCGGTCCTCCCAATAATGTTGAGCGTCATCCCCTTGCTGCCAATTCGGTTCCGTATGAAGTATGGGATTACTACGACCTTAACAGATCTTTTATCTTTGCAGATCAAACAGGTTTCGGGGATTATAGATTAATGAATCCCGACTTCAGCCGTTGGCCGGGATACAGACAGTAGAAAAGATGATTCTTACAGTAACATTAAATCCGCTTCTGGAA
This Melioribacteraceae bacterium DNA region includes the following protein-coding sequences:
- a CDS encoding CPBP family intramembrane metalloprotease is translated as MNDVRINPINFYRSIFLFGIPAILFYTVLNHIIPIASNKFGIDFVIAWFLIGGFGVFIPLFFLALYLVRKEQGILNRKIIIERLRLAKPGRKEIFDSLIATVWCYLLSALLVLVYNFLSSNSDLSGSLNSSKDLFNLNERSTGAPLILLTWLPFFFFNIFGEEFLWRGFILPGQIVVFGRNAWIVNAIFWLVFHIAFNFELIITLLPILFILPYYVQKSNNTWTGIIIHALYNGPIFILIALGIIS
- a CDS encoding prolyl oligopeptidase family serine peptidase, which produces MKLALKLILIILFITSGAFYAQSLDDIKKQISRNDESLQHRLDRLEKLVDDVLWFQRVGDVAFIDKIFMTGPPAEKEKNPTGQGAGNPVKFWSYVFIPKGIDYNKKYPLIVLPHGGVHADFTTYYTHIIRELMYQQYIVVAAEYRGSTGYGEGFYKRIDYGGLENEDVNASRQYILDNYDFVDADRVGIMGWSHGGQITLFNIFDHPNKYKVAFAGVPVSDLIARMGYKDDSYRALFSADYHIGKTADENVQEYRKRSPAWNAHKLRTPLLIHTNTNDEDVNVLEVEHLIKSLKAEGKKFEYEIFKEIPGGHSFDRMDHKTGREIRIKIYKFLEKYLNPPRKITSLKEIEKAAYR
- the rimO gene encoding 30S ribosomal protein S12 methylthiotransferase RimO, with translation MPGKNKISVITLGCSKNTVDSERLMSQLKLNKFYLTDNTDEADSIIINTCGFIDAAKEESVNTILSAIELKKQGKIKKVVVAGCLSERYMEDLKKEIPEVDSFFGTEAYEGIVKDFGGDLKYELLGERLITTPSHYAYLKISEGCDNPCSFCAIPLMRGLHKSKPMDELIKEATLLAQKGIKEINIIGQDTTDYGKENNRRNIAELLNKISVIDGIEWIRLLYAYPSHFPEDLIKEIADNPRICKYIDIPLQHISDNVLKSMRRGITRRRTTELLYTLKERIPGITLRTTFIVGYPNETEKEFEELCEFVKEIKFDRLGVFNYSIEENTPSYILGDPVPPEVKEERKSILMEIQKEISQKKNEELVGRSMKVIVDGKEGNCYIARSERDAPEVDGEVLIDSRKENLNAGRFYNVEIYDCNEYDLYGKLNHSAGNQ
- a CDS encoding GWxTD domain-containing protein, giving the protein MKRLFLLLLIISITINAQVEYSTEANLTINAPVFFVDFANYRSEEESKSRLDVFIQIPYSSIQFVKKDNLFSGGYTVTLTFYDINKNNILFERNWKEKVSTADFTQTVSRNNNNISYRMFNLNPGNYTIRCILEDSDSRRAATREFKITLKNFKDSLSVSDPLLISEIVKDPEGDKIVPNIARAVSNKTVKLPFYFELYSNKDQQVVLEYQIDNLKSNVTTKYMSPQMVKAGVNSIYHTIENVDFKLGDYVLNIILKNESWKEVASSQKQFYSKIYGFPSTIVDLDKAVAQLMYIASPDEIGYIKDSENYNEKLERFLRFWDKKKPNSTLEENPILYEYYRRVEYANKNFKGFGEGWRSDMGLIYITFGPPNNVERHPLAANSVPYEVWDYYDLNRSFIFADQTGFGDYRLMNPDFSRWPGYRQ